gggtgagtcacttcagctctctgagcctcatctgcttcctctgtaaaatgataaTCTCTATATCAGAGCACAGATTCCAGGACTTGGGGATTCAATCAGAATTTATTGAGTGCCCCTTGTGTGCTAAGCCCTGTCCTGGGCACTGGGATACAGTGGCAGACGGAAAGAGGCTGCCCTGCTCACTGTCTGGCAAGAATGAAAAGCATTTGCCTGGTGCGTAGAAATGATGAATATACACAGGGCTTACcatccttctccttctccagtATAATGCCTGACTCCTCTCCAGCAGCCTCCGCTTCCCCAGACATGAGGCAGTGGAGAGGCTTCAAGAGGGGGCTTCGAACCTAGGAGCTCTGGGTCTAGTCTGTTGTACCTAAGACCCTTAGCTCCTGACCCTGGGGTGCAAGAAGACTTGTGAGTCTGGGTCAGGCTCTGGGCTGGGGGCAAGAGACTTGGGTTCCACCTCTGGCTCTGTAGAGCCCGAGTGTATCTTtttccctccctgggcctctccATGAATAAGGCGCTGGCTGTGTCTCAATGGTCCCTCGGGCTTCGACCTGCTCCCCCCTTTCCTGGGCCCTGGAGATCCCATGACTGGCAATTCTGACATCCTGATTCCTGGAGAGGCCTTCACCCTTGTGCTTGCGCCAGCCTGGAGGGCGGTGCAGAGGGAGGTGGATGAAAAGAGCTGACTGGACAGAGAACCGGCACCCGCAAGAGTCAGCCAAAAGGACAGATGAGGTTGACATTGGCACGAGCAGATGTCTGAGCTATAGACTGTCAGGTCTGGACACAGGGGATGACTTTGGGACCCCTCATTCCAGTCCTTCAAAGGCGGCTCGGTTCACAGGGGGCTGAAGGGCAGGGGAGTCTCACTGCAGAGTCAAATATATCCGAGACCAGGGTCTGCTCTGCCAGATACTGGCTGTGCAACCTGAATGTCTCTAAGCTGCAGctccctcatctgcaaaatgggggtaATAACAGCACCTGCCTCATGGGGCTACAGTATGGAGCCCCACTAAGCGCCTGGCATGCAGCAGGCACTGAGAAgcatgagtttttttgttttttggttttttttttttgagatggagttttgctcttgttgcctaggctggagtgcaatggcgcgatcttggctcaccataacctccgcctcccgggttcaaacaattctcccgcctcggcctcccaagtagctgggcttacaggtgcctgacaccccgctggctaatttttttgtatttttagtagagacagggtttcaccattttggccaggctggtctcgaactcctgacctcaggtgatccgcccgcctcagcctcccaaagtgctgggattacaggtgtgagccactgcacccggcccatgaGTCCTTTTCCTtgccacctccttccccactCTTCTTCAACCCTAGCCATATGGAGCCTGGAGAAGGGGAAGTGAGATGCTGCCCTGCCCCACAGCGGAAGGGAGGGGAGAAGTTACAGCTCTGTTTCCTGGGATCCACTCTGTGGACATTGGACACATAGGCATGTGGGAGACCCCACGCCTCAGTTTCTCTGGGGCCGAATGGCCGTGGCTGGGTTGGGGCAAGGACTTCCTATTGGTTCAAAACCAACACAGGACGTATCTAGGAGTTGATCCAGTCTCTTGGCAGCTCAGACGCATAAATTCTGTGACCCAGGCGACTTGAGGAAAAGTATTTTCCACCTTTCTGGGCGGCCATATGCCCTTAGTTACCTGAAGCCCTTGGGCTAAGGAGCGGTGGAGCCAGCACTTTGGAGGGAGCTTTGGCTCTCCCAGGGGCAGGACAGGTACCCCTGGGACAGAGGGTGCCCCCTCATATCTTGACCCTCCTTTGACCTCCAACTCATTGTAGGGACTTCCTGCCTCGAGGATCTGGCATTGTCACCCGACGTCCCCTGGTCTTGCAGCTGGTCAACGCAACCACAGGTACGTGCCCTCCTTCAACAGCAGCCAGGCCTGCCCACTCCAGCCTCTCCCCCGTCCCCAAGCTGAGGGCCGGCCTGGCCACAGAACTTGcttgctgtgtgactgtgggccTAGTTCCCCTTAGGGATAGCGGGGATCAAAATACATAATGGAGAAGTGGGTGGTGGTTCTGCTTGGGTGTGTCTAGGGGGTTCTATTACCGGTGGGAGATGAAAACCCCCAAGTGGGGTTCCAGACCTTGATGCCTACTGCCCTTCCCCTGCCCGCTTCTGGGGCAGAATATGCCGAGTTCCTGCACTGCAAGGGAAAGAAATTCACCGACTTCGAGGAGGTGCGCCTTGAAATCGAGGCCGAGACCGACCGGGTCACCGGCACCAACAAGGGCATCTCGCCGGTGCCCATCAACCTCCGCGTCTACTCGCCGCACGGTGAGGACCCTGGCCCCGCCCCAACCTCTAAGCCTCATTTTCTTGGCCACGCACCTCTGCAGGCCTCGCTCCTCCTGCAGACTCCGCCCCTAGAGCGACCCTGCCTCTGCATCATCCTATTCCAAGCTCCACCCAGCCGTGATTCCGCCCACTTCCGACCACGCCTCCAACAGGCAGCCACTTTCGCCCTGAGATTTCCTAGTACCACCCACCTGCCACCCTGCTCCCAAGCAGCTTCTCTAACCCCGCCCTATTCCTTAACCTCGCCCACGGCCACGCCCCTCGCCTTGAGCCCGCCCTCTCGCCGCCCTGTCCAGTGCTGAACCTGACCCTGGTGGACCTGCCCGGAATGACCAAGGTCCCGGTGGGGGACCAACCTCCCGACATCGAGTTCCAGATCCGAGACATGCTTATGCAGTTTGTCACCAAGGAGAACTGCCTCATCCTGGCCGTGTCGCCCGCCAACTCTGACCTGGCCAATTCTGACGCCCTCAAGGTCGCCAAGGAAGTGGACCCCCAGGGTAGGTTCCCACCCGGTGGCCAATGCACAAAACCCCAGGCTTGCGGGCTGTCTATTCTTAGCGTAAAGGGGAGCCTCTGAACGGTCTAAGAATAGTGGTGGGATCAGATTTGTGCCTTTAAAAATCACTTtgggggtcaggcatggtggcttatgcctgtaatcccagcactttgggaggtcaaggtggggggattgcttgagcccaggagttcgagacaaggctgggcaacatagtgagaccccatttctacaaaaaaattaaaaattagccgggcaccgtggtgcacgcttgtggtcccagctactcgtgaggctgaggccagagaatcacttgagcccaggaggttgaggctgcagtgagccctacTGCAGCAGtgcgcaccactgcagtccagcctgggcaagagtgagaccctgtctcaaaaaagaaaaaaaggccaggtgcagtggctcacgcctgtaatcccagcactttgggaggccaacttgggaggatcgcttgaagccaggagttggaaaccagcctggcaacaaagcgagatcccatctctaacaaataaaaaaacaagaagaataaataaaaatcattttgccTACTCTGTGGAAAATGAATAAGGGGGAAAGAGAGGAGGCAGTGAGTGGGCAGGGGGCCGAGGAGAGCAGGGGGATGGGAGTGGGAGTGCATGGAATCGTGTGTGAGAGTGGGTGCAGCTGTAGACGGCCCTCCTGCTGGTGCACCCAGGCCAGCGCACCATCGGGGTCATCACCAAGCTGGACCTGATGGACGAGGGCACAGATGCCCGTGACGTGCTGGAGAACAAGCTGCTCCCCCTGCGCAGAGGTAAGCAGGCCATGCCCCTCAACCACTCCCCAGCCCTTCCCCACCCTTCTCCTCCCCTTGAGGCTGGTTGCCCTGACCTTGATACTGTTCACAGGCTACATTGGGGTGGTGAACCGGAGCCAGAAGGACATTGATGGCAAGAAGGACATTACCGCTGCTTTGGCTGCTGAACGAAAGTTCTTCCTCTCCCATCCATCTTATCGCCACTTGGCTGACCGTATGGGCACGCCCTACCTGCAGAAGGTCCTCAATCAGGTAGACGACCAAGCCAGGATGGGGCCTGGGGAAACAAGCATGAAAACAGGATAATTTAAGTGTGTTCTGAGAGTGACCAGCAGAGGTTAGCCTCTCCGTAGTGCAGACagacaaactgaggctcagaaaagcaaAGCAACTTGCACACAGCCCCACAGCCAGGTAGCAGCAAAGCTTCACTGATCTTTCCCTGTCTGGGACCTGCCAGGGAAGCCCTGGAAGTCCCCAACACGGAGAAGGCCAAGACCTATGTGGAGGGTGTCATGGGGAAGAGCTTGGGTTTGGGGACCAGGATTCAAGTATACTTGGCTGAAGACCTTGACAGGGAATCCCAGGGGCTTCCGCAGGACTTTTCTCCATCTGGAATGGGGCATCCAGAActgaaacgtgtgtgtgtgtgtgtgtgtgtgtgtgtctgtctgtctgtctgactGACTGTCTGTGTAGGCAAGACCTGGGTTCCAATCCCAGTTTTGTCACTCCCCCTCTGAGACACTCTCTCTGGCTCTCTGagcctctatttcttttttctttgttttatttatttatttatttatttatttatttatttatttattttgagatggagtttttgctcttgtcgcccaggctggagtgcaatggtgcaatctcggctcactgcaacctccgcctcctggattcaagcgattctcctacctcagcctcccaagtagctgggattacaggcacacaccaccacgcctggctaatttttgtatttttagtagagacagggtttcaccatgttagccaggctggtctcatactcctgacctcaggtgatctgcccgccttggcctcccaaagtgctgggattacaggcatgagccataatCATACCTGGCCTCTGAGCCTctatttctgcatctgtaaaatggagacaatggtGATCAGACCTGtttcataggattgttgtaaaGGTTCAGGGAGATACTGTGTGGGGGCACCTAGTGAGAAATGAGTGCTAGAACTTGAGAATGACCTTAAAGGAGGCTTTAAATCCAGAGGGTCCAAGGGGCAGCCCTCTGGCCACCCCTGCTTCAGACGCacctctaaaaatattaaattgggatggtatggtggttcatgcctgtaatcccaccactttgggaggctgaggcgggtgaatcacttgaggccaaaagtttgacaccagcctggccaacaaggggaaaacctgtctctactaaaaatacaaaaaattagctgggcggtgtggtgcacacctgtagtcccagctactcaggaggctgaggcaggagaattgcttgaacctgggaggcagagatcgcaggttgcagtgagctgagatcacaccattgcactccagcctgggtgatgagtgaaactccgtctcaaaaataaataaataaataaaaataaaaatattaaattggcCAAAAATCAGGAAATTCCAAATACAAATCCAGATTTCTGGCTTTATCGAAAATTATGCACTTATTAATTCAACTAATACATCTCTGCAAGCTCCTTCTATGAACCAGTTTTCTTGCTAGTGGCCCGGGCAGCAGTGGCAGGGCTGCCTCCATAGCTCACCACCTCACCACGTTCACACAGTCCCCTGGCATCCAAGTCCCTTCCTGGCCCTGTGACCATCTGTCCTTAACCCTTTCCTCACCCTTACCCCCAGCAACTGACGAACCACATCCGGGACACGCTGCCGGGGCTTCGGAACAAGCTGCAGAGCCAGCTGCTGTCCATTGAGAAGGAGGTGGAGGAGTACAAGAACTTCCGCCCTGATGACCCAGCTCGCAAGACCAAGGCCCTGCTGCAGTGAGGCTCCCCCAGTTCCTGCTCCTATCACTGAATCCCCGCCCCCAGCCTCTCAGCGTAGGGCTCTCCCAGGGTTCCCTCTTTGCTGGGCTGCTCCTGGCCCCTCAGGCCACACCACTCTCCCCCCCAGGATGGTCCAGCAGTTCGCCGTAGACTTTGAGAAGCGCATTGAGGGCTCAGGAGATCAGATCGACACCTATGAACTGTCGGGGGGAGCCCGCATTAACCGGATCTTCCATGAGCGCTTCCCTTTTGAGCTGGTCAAGGTAGGTCAGGCAGCCCTGGGGACAGGATGGTTCAGGACTCCCCCCACCCTCATTCAGGACTGTCTCTGCGTGTGCTTTTGCTGACCCCCACCCCAGAGGCCCTGCTGCCCAGACCTGGGTGTGGGGTGGGCCCTGTCTTGACCTCTCAGGTAGTAGGACAGGCCCTGACCaggcttttctctgcttttctacaCAGATGGAGTTTGATGAGAAGGAACTCCGAAGGGAGATCAGCTATGCTATCAAGAATATCCATGGCATTAGGCACGTATTGGGGCCTGGGAGGGGGGCTGAACCCCAGAAGTAGGGGGTCTGGGACAGAGGCACAGGGAGTGATGAAGTGGGCCTCCCTCAGGAAGGACTGAAAGCTCTGTTCCCCAGTCCTATCGACCCCAACTTTCTGGCTCCCTGCATGACAGGCTCCAGCTTGG
The nucleotide sequence above comes from Pongo pygmaeus isolate AG05252 chromosome 13, NHGRI_mPonPyg2-v2.0_pri, whole genome shotgun sequence. Encoded proteins:
- the DNM1 gene encoding dynamin-1 isoform X11; the protein is MGNRGMEDLIPLVNRLQDAFSAIGQNADLDLPQIAVVGGQSAGKSSVLENFVGRDFLPRGSGIVTRRPLVLQLVNATTEYAEFLHCKGKKFTDFEEVRLEIEAETDRVTGTNKGISPVPINLRVYSPHVLNLTLVDLPGMTKVPVGDQPPDIEFQIRDMLMQFVTKENCLILAVSPANSDLANSDALKVAKEVDPQGQRTIGVITKLDLMDEGTDARDVLENKLLPLRRGYIGVVNRSQKDIDGKKDITAALAAERKFFLSHPSYRHLADRMGTPYLQKVLNQQLTNHIRDTLPGLRNKLQSQLLSIEKEVEEYKNFRPDDPARKTKALLQMVQQFAVDFEKRIEGSGDQIDTYELSGGARINRIFHERFPFELVKMEFDEKELRREISYAIKNIHGIRTGLFTPDMAFETIVKKQVKKIREPCLKCVDMVISELISTVRQCTKKLQQYPRLREEMERIVTTHIREREGRTKEQVMLLIDIELAYMNTNHEDFIGFANAQQRSNQMNKKKTSGNQDEILVIRKGWLTINNIGIMKGGSKEYWFVLTAENLSWYKDDEEKEKKYMLSVDNLKLRDVEKGFMSSKHIFALFNTEQRNVYKDYRQLELACETQEEVDSWKASFLRAGVYPERVGASAAWHQLQPGFQARDLEMFFSNFWIGARRSGSHL